The following are encoded in a window of Amycolatopsis lexingtonensis genomic DNA:
- a CDS encoding gamma carbonic anhydrase family protein, which yields MLIEHRGRRPVVPESAYVAPSAVLCGGVVLGERARVLHSAVLSAEDGDIRTGSDVVVMEHALVRGRARHPVVLGDAVLIGPHTHVNGATVEDEVFVATGASLFPGSVAGAGAELRINSVLHVNSRLEPGAVLPIGWIAAGDPAELFSPDRHEELWELQRTLDFPGTVYGVPRGTPMREIMSRQARFYGAHRDDRTLED from the coding sequence ATGTTGATCGAACATCGGGGCCGGCGGCCCGTGGTACCCGAATCGGCGTACGTCGCGCCGTCTGCGGTGCTGTGCGGCGGGGTGGTGCTCGGCGAGCGGGCCCGGGTCCTGCACAGCGCCGTGCTCAGCGCGGAGGACGGCGACATACGCACCGGCTCGGACGTCGTGGTCATGGAACACGCGCTGGTCCGCGGCCGGGCCCGGCATCCGGTGGTGCTCGGGGACGCGGTGCTGATCGGGCCGCACACGCACGTCAACGGGGCCACCGTCGAGGACGAGGTCTTCGTGGCGACCGGCGCGTCGCTGTTCCCGGGCTCGGTCGCCGGCGCCGGTGCCGAGCTGCGGATCAACAGCGTGCTGCACGTAAATTCGCGGCTCGAACCGGGCGCGGTCCTCCCCATCGGCTGGATCGCCGCCGGGGATCCCGCCGAGCTGTTCTCCCCGGACCGGCACGAGGAACTGTGGGAGCTGCAGCGCACGTTGGACTTCCCGGGCACGGTCTACGGCGTTCCGAGGGGGACACCGATGCGCGAGATCATGTCCCGGCAGGCGCGGTTCTACGGTGCCCACCGGGACGATCGGACGCTCGAAGACTGA
- a CDS encoding DM13 domain-containing protein, with protein MNGTRRLLTRSRVLTVLAVGLVALVAALYWFQPWQLWVDETVQEGLPPAPPKSQAAAPVAESSAPAEPAEVATGTLISHEHRTTGTVRVLRAADGSLVLRLENLATSSGPDVHVWLTDAPVKPGKDGWDVFDDGKHLDAGKLKGNKGNQNYPLPAGTDLAAYTSVSIWCDRFDVSFGAAKLTVPA; from the coding sequence ATGAACGGCACGCGGCGCCTGCTCACCCGGTCCCGGGTGCTCACGGTTCTGGCAGTGGGCCTGGTCGCGCTGGTGGCGGCCCTGTACTGGTTCCAGCCGTGGCAGCTGTGGGTGGACGAGACGGTGCAGGAAGGCCTTCCGCCCGCCCCGCCGAAGTCGCAGGCTGCCGCGCCCGTGGCGGAGTCCTCGGCGCCGGCCGAGCCCGCCGAAGTCGCGACCGGCACGTTGATCAGCCACGAGCACCGGACCACCGGCACCGTCCGGGTCCTGCGCGCGGCCGACGGTTCCCTCGTGCTGCGCCTGGAAAACCTCGCCACCAGCAGCGGCCCCGACGTGCATGTCTGGCTCACCGACGCGCCGGTGAAACCGGGCAAGGACGGGTGGGACGTCTTCGACGACGGCAAGCACCTCGACGCGGGCAAGCTCAAGGGCAACAAGGGAAACCAGAACTACCCGCTGCCCGCGGGCACCGACTTGGCCGCCTACACCAGCGTGAGCATCTGGTGCGACCGCTTCGACGTTTCCTTCGGCGCCGCGAAACTGACCGTGCCCGCCTGA
- a CDS encoding vanadium-dependent haloperoxidase codes for MKKIVLILVIGLAGLGVSAPAAAAPRLDSVRVWNELALAAVRATRATDADAARTYAMLNVAVYDAVNGLTGPARAPALIPGPGPRGADPQAAAVAAAHGILVRLDPDRTAGYDTQLQSDLAGLRPGRQRDAGVRWGSEVADRVVAARADDGSVPVQSQPAGSGPGVFRAEWSGAQYRDVRPFAVADPAGYIPGPPPALASLDYAAAFAEVALLGDAGIPAPDKLATFQFWSVPAGTDQPPGEWVKIALTVSHGLPLPSSARLMALLTMTLADTTVPTVGTKFTYRHWRPATAIHEADTDGNPSTQANPNWAPRAGSAGGTPEYPSGHSSYSGAAAAVLAGFFCADDIPFTLTTDTAPGGQARTYPGFSAAAAEAGRSRVFGGQHFEFSDQAGLAIGHGVAAEVLATRLLKRSGPTHHGSCPL; via the coding sequence GTGAAGAAGATCGTCTTGATCCTGGTGATCGGGTTGGCCGGACTCGGGGTGAGCGCGCCCGCGGCCGCCGCGCCACGGCTGGACAGCGTGCGGGTGTGGAACGAGCTCGCGCTGGCCGCGGTCCGCGCCACCCGCGCCACCGACGCCGACGCGGCCCGGACGTACGCGATGCTCAACGTCGCCGTCTACGACGCGGTCAACGGGCTCACCGGCCCCGCCCGCGCCCCCGCGCTGATCCCGGGCCCCGGCCCGCGCGGCGCCGATCCCCAGGCCGCCGCCGTCGCCGCGGCACACGGCATCCTCGTCCGGCTGGACCCGGACCGGACCGCCGGCTACGACACACAGCTCCAGTCCGACCTGGCCGGCCTGCGTCCCGGCCGGCAGCGTGACGCGGGGGTGCGCTGGGGAAGTGAGGTCGCCGACCGGGTGGTGGCCGCCCGCGCCGACGACGGCTCGGTCCCGGTGCAGAGCCAGCCCGCCGGCTCCGGCCCCGGGGTGTTCCGGGCCGAGTGGTCCGGCGCGCAGTACCGCGACGTCCGCCCGTTCGCCGTCGCCGACCCCGCCGGGTACATCCCGGGTCCGCCGCCGGCCTTGGCCAGTCTCGACTACGCCGCCGCTTTCGCCGAAGTCGCGCTGCTCGGCGACGCCGGGATCCCCGCCCCCGACAAGCTCGCCACCTTCCAGTTCTGGTCCGTGCCCGCCGGTACCGACCAGCCGCCGGGCGAGTGGGTGAAGATCGCGCTGACCGTGTCCCACGGCCTGCCGTTGCCCAGCTCGGCACGCCTCATGGCGTTGCTGACGATGACGCTGGCCGACACCACGGTTCCCACCGTGGGCACCAAGTTCACCTACCGCCATTGGCGTCCCGCCACGGCGATCCACGAGGCGGACACCGACGGCAACCCGTCCACACAAGCGAACCCGAACTGGGCCCCACGGGCCGGCAGCGCCGGCGGGACACCGGAATACCCGTCCGGGCACAGTTCTTACAGCGGCGCGGCGGCTGCCGTGCTCGCCGGGTTCTTCTGCGCGGACGACATTCCCTTCACCCTCACCACGGACACGGCACCGGGCGGCCAGGCACGCACTTACCCCGGTTTCTCCGCGGCCGCTGCCGAAGCCGGGCGGTCGCGCGTATTCGGCGGGCAGCACTTCGAATTCAGCGACCAGGCGGGTCTGGCCATCGGCCACGGCGTCGCGGCCGAAGTGCTCGCCACCCGGCTGCTGAAGCGAAGCGGCCCGACACACCACGGAAGCTGTCCCTTGTAG
- a CDS encoding formate/nitrite transporter family protein, with the protein MPVPISEALSLQAEAAQSKIAELRRPGRYLLSSALAGAYIGIAVVLLLAVTGPLNAAQSPWTKLVQGLVFGIALTLVVFAGGELSTGNMMTMVQGMFARRRGVGAGFAVIVGSFVGNLAGSVVFAWLVHESGILQAGATPGHVAPAAALLASTVKAKAAESGAMLFFRGVLCNFLVCLAVWMAARTKSDGAKLTLIFWCLLAFIGSGFEHVVANMTVFSLGMFEDVPSATFGAFAMNLVLVGLGNLVGGGVLLGAGYGFLGRGTPAPAAEPRPVGEALEPASV; encoded by the coding sequence GTGCCCGTTCCGATTTCCGAAGCCCTCAGTCTCCAGGCGGAAGCCGCGCAAAGCAAGATCGCCGAGCTGCGACGGCCGGGCCGGTACCTGCTGAGCTCGGCGTTGGCGGGCGCCTACATCGGGATCGCCGTGGTGCTGCTGCTCGCCGTGACCGGGCCGCTCAACGCGGCGCAGTCGCCGTGGACGAAGCTCGTGCAGGGACTGGTGTTCGGCATCGCCTTGACGCTGGTGGTCTTCGCCGGCGGCGAGCTCTCGACCGGGAACATGATGACGATGGTGCAGGGCATGTTCGCCCGCCGCCGCGGCGTGGGTGCCGGGTTCGCCGTGATCGTCGGATCGTTCGTCGGCAACCTGGCGGGCTCGGTGGTGTTCGCCTGGCTGGTCCACGAAAGCGGGATCCTGCAGGCCGGAGCCACCCCCGGGCACGTCGCGCCCGCCGCCGCGCTGCTGGCGTCGACGGTCAAGGCCAAGGCCGCGGAGTCCGGCGCGATGCTGTTCTTCCGCGGCGTGCTGTGCAACTTCCTGGTCTGCCTCGCGGTCTGGATGGCCGCGCGGACGAAGTCGGACGGGGCCAAGCTGACGCTGATCTTCTGGTGCCTGCTCGCCTTCATCGGTTCCGGTTTCGAACACGTCGTGGCCAACATGACGGTGTTCTCGCTCGGGATGTTCGAGGACGTCCCAAGTGCGACGTTCGGGGCCTTCGCGATGAACCTGGTCCTGGTCGGTCTGGGCAACCTCGTCGGTGGCGGTGTGCTCCTCGGCGCGGGCTACGGCTTCCTCGGCCGCGGCACCCCCGCCCCGGCGGCCGAACCCCGCCCGGTCGGCGAGGCGCTCGAACCCGCGTCCGTATAA
- a CDS encoding glycoside hydrolase family 9 protein has protein sequence MRGSLTNAMSRAIVALLVLGAVLVAPAVSASPAAAGKFNYGEALQKAVWFYDAQRSGALPADNRVSWRGPSALDDGKDVGVDLTGGFYDAGDHVKFGLPFEFSMTMLAWGALENRAAYQDSGQWRYLLSNLRWGDDWLIKAHPQPDVLYGQVGKGDDDHKWWGPAETMAMARPAYRVDDSCPGSDLAGEGAAQMAASSLVFKADDPTYAATLLTHAKQLYSFADDHRGAYSNCITDAQNFYKSWSGYQDELVWGAIWLHKATGDSSYLTKARTEYEKLATEPQTTTRSYRWTLAWDDKSYGAYVLLAQLTGDSEYVADANRWLDWWTTGVNGQRVPYSPGGQAVLDQWGSLRYAANTAFVALTYSDWLRANDPTRAATYHAFGVRQIDYALGDNPRGASFEVGFGVSPPRNPHHRTAHGSWDDNITDPAQSRHTLYGALVGGPTSANDAYTDDRSNYTMNEVALDYNAGFTSALARLYGEYGGTPSASFPPKETPDGPEILAQGGLNQPDGGTFTEIKAYVLNKSAWPARTFTGSLRYYFTLDGATTPAQISVTSAYNQCDAPSVHQFSGQVYYVEVPCSGGVAPGGQSRYRKEVQFRISSTGTWDPANDWSHTGLAPSGTAPADDPRLVLAQGSAVLWGTEPGQSTADTTPPSAPTGVTATAGSTTVGLSWTAATDDVGVAGYDVLNSAGATVGTTTSTSYQVTGLTPGTAYTFSVRARDAAGNRSPAGGPVSVTTTTGGGDPGTGTLAVQQHAGGGATDNQIRTSLQVVNRGSTAVALTGVTARYWFTGDATNPGYQIWCDYAVAGCANVTLRVVKLGSPRPGADAYVELGFTGGFLAAGAATGEVQIRVAKSDWTAFNQADDYSFRTAASFTDLATTTAYQSGTLSWGVEP, from the coding sequence GTGCGCGGTTCACTGACGAACGCGATGTCCCGGGCGATCGTGGCCCTGCTCGTACTCGGCGCGGTGCTGGTGGCCCCGGCGGTGTCCGCGAGTCCCGCCGCCGCCGGGAAGTTCAACTACGGCGAAGCGCTGCAGAAAGCCGTCTGGTTCTACGACGCCCAGCGCTCGGGCGCGCTGCCCGCCGACAACCGCGTGTCCTGGCGGGGCCCGTCCGCGCTCGACGACGGCAAGGACGTCGGCGTGGACCTCACCGGCGGGTTCTACGACGCGGGTGACCACGTCAAGTTCGGGCTGCCGTTCGAGTTCAGCATGACCATGCTCGCCTGGGGTGCGCTGGAGAACCGCGCCGCCTACCAGGATTCCGGCCAGTGGCGGTACCTGCTGTCGAACCTGCGCTGGGGCGACGACTGGCTGATCAAGGCGCACCCGCAGCCCGACGTGCTCTATGGCCAGGTCGGCAAGGGCGACGACGACCACAAGTGGTGGGGCCCGGCCGAGACGATGGCCATGGCGCGGCCCGCCTACCGCGTCGACGACTCCTGCCCCGGCTCGGACCTCGCCGGCGAAGGCGCCGCGCAGATGGCCGCGAGCTCGCTGGTGTTCAAGGCCGACGACCCGACGTACGCGGCCACCCTGCTCACCCACGCCAAGCAGCTGTACTCGTTCGCCGACGACCACCGCGGCGCTTATTCGAACTGCATCACCGACGCGCAGAACTTCTACAAGTCCTGGAGCGGCTATCAGGACGAGCTGGTGTGGGGCGCGATCTGGCTCCACAAGGCCACCGGCGACTCGAGCTACCTGACCAAGGCCCGTACCGAATACGAGAAGCTGGCCACCGAACCGCAGACCACCACCCGCTCCTACCGCTGGACGCTCGCCTGGGACGACAAGTCCTACGGCGCCTACGTCCTGCTCGCCCAGCTCACCGGCGATTCCGAGTACGTCGCCGACGCCAACCGCTGGCTGGACTGGTGGACCACGGGTGTCAACGGCCAGCGCGTGCCCTACTCGCCCGGCGGCCAGGCCGTGCTCGACCAATGGGGTTCCCTGCGCTACGCGGCGAATACGGCATTCGTGGCGCTCACCTACTCGGACTGGTTGCGTGCCAACGATCCCACTCGAGCGGCGACGTACCATGCCTTCGGCGTCCGGCAGATCGACTACGCGCTCGGCGACAACCCGCGCGGCGCGAGCTTCGAGGTCGGGTTCGGGGTCAGCCCGCCGCGCAATCCGCACCACCGCACGGCGCACGGCTCCTGGGACGACAACATCACCGACCCGGCGCAGAGCCGGCACACCCTGTACGGCGCACTCGTCGGTGGCCCCACTTCGGCCAACGACGCGTACACCGACGACCGCAGCAACTACACGATGAACGAGGTCGCCCTCGACTACAACGCCGGCTTCACCAGCGCGCTGGCTCGCCTCTACGGCGAATACGGCGGTACGCCGTCGGCGAGCTTCCCGCCGAAGGAAACCCCGGACGGCCCGGAGATCCTGGCGCAGGGCGGGCTGAACCAGCCCGACGGCGGTACGTTCACCGAGATCAAGGCGTACGTGCTCAACAAGTCGGCGTGGCCGGCGCGCACGTTCACCGGTTCGCTGCGCTACTACTTCACCCTCGACGGCGCCACCACGCCCGCCCAGATCTCGGTCACCTCGGCGTACAACCAGTGCGACGCGCCGTCCGTGCACCAGTTCTCCGGCCAGGTGTACTACGTCGAGGTGCCGTGCTCCGGCGGCGTCGCCCCGGGCGGTCAGTCCCGCTACCGCAAGGAAGTGCAGTTCCGGATCTCCAGCACCGGCACCTGGGACCCCGCCAACGACTGGTCGCACACCGGCCTCGCCCCCAGCGGCACCGCACCGGCGGACGACCCGCGTTTGGTGCTCGCACAGGGTTCCGCGGTGCTGTGGGGGACCGAGCCGGGACAGTCCACAGCGGACACCACGCCGCCGTCCGCGCCGACGGGGGTCACCGCCACCGCCGGCAGCACCACCGTCGGGCTCAGCTGGACCGCCGCCACCGACGACGTCGGCGTGGCCGGCTACGACGTGCTGAACTCGGCCGGTGCCACGGTCGGCACCACCACGAGCACGAGCTACCAGGTCACCGGCCTGACTCCCGGCACGGCGTACACGTTCTCGGTGCGCGCCCGCGACGCCGCCGGCAACCGGTCCCCGGCCGGCGGCCCCGTGTCGGTCACCACCACGACCGGCGGCGGCGACCCCGGTACCGGCACGCTGGCCGTGCAGCAGCACGCCGGCGGCGGTGCGACGGACAACCAGATCCGCACCAGCCTGCAGGTCGTCAACCGCGGGAGCACAGCCGTCGCCCTGACCGGCGTCACCGCGCGCTACTGGTTCACCGGCGACGCCACCAACCCGGGCTACCAGATCTGGTGCGACTACGCGGTCGCCGGCTGCGCGAACGTCACCCTGCGCGTCGTGAAGCTCGGTTCACCGCGCCCGGGCGCCGACGCCTACGTCGAACTCGGCTTCACCGGCGGCTTCCTGGCCGCCGGCGCCGCCACCGGCGAGGTCCAGATCCGGGTCGCCAAGTCCGACTGGACCGCCTTCAACCAGGCCGACGACTACAGCTTCCGCACGGCGGCGTCGTTCACCGACCTCGCCACCACCACCGCCTACCAGTCGGGGACCCTCAGCTGGGGCGTCGAACCCTGA